The [Eubacterium] siraeum genome contains a region encoding:
- a CDS encoding WXG100 family type VII secretion target — MALIQVTPDLLNSKANELRGLKAQHDEAMSKMRTLILGLNEVFKGDAQDALVAKYESMQPTFNNFSQMLEEYAKLLNTSAQKFQETDQSLQTSINGFGN, encoded by the coding sequence ATGGCACTTATTCAGGTAACACCGGATCTGCTTAACAGCAAGGCAAACGAGTTAAGAGGCCTCAAGGCACAGCACGATGAGGCAATGAGCAAGATGAGAACGCTTATACTCGGCCTTAACGAAGTATTCAAGGGCGATGCTCAGGACGCACTGGTAGCTAAGTACGAAAGTATGCAGCCCACATTCAACAATTTCTCTCAGATGCTTGAGGAATATGCAAAGCTCCTCAATACATCCGCTCAGAAGTTCCAGGAAACAGATCAGTCGCTTCAGACCAGCATAAACGGCTTCGGCAACTGA
- a CDS encoding WXG100 family type VII secretion target translates to MEEITYNDVLVHYQRMMADITDELQQLENSLEKISVFSQQTWKGKAGDACFEKLQELCDEVKKQLMKAQELSEAFRQARVNYDILFPEVIHQTDISEE, encoded by the coding sequence ATGGAAGAAATAACATATAACGATGTTCTTGTTCATTATCAAAGGATGATGGCGGACATAACCGATGAATTACAGCAGTTGGAAAACAGCTTGGAAAAAATCTCCGTTTTTTCGCAACAGACGTGGAAGGGTAAAGCCGGGGATGCCTGTTTTGAGAAATTACAGGAGCTGTGTGACGAGGTAAAAAAGCAGCTTATGAAAGCGCAAGAGCTCTCGGAAGCATTCAGACAGGCGAGGGTAAATTATGATATTCTGTTTCCGGAAGTGATACATCAGACAGATATATCAGAGGAATGA
- a CDS encoding EsaB/YukD family protein, with amino-acid sequence MKKIIITIVKKSRDESGEIRCDIEVPTEVRTDTLTKDIVQALEGYCKKPMKADGGTGLYLCRREKALEPEKTFAESEVRNGDIILITEN; translated from the coding sequence ATGAAAAAGATAATAATTACGATTGTAAAGAAAAGCCGTGACGAAAGCGGAGAGATCAGATGCGATATAGAGGTCCCGACAGAAGTGAGGACTGACACACTGACCAAAGACATTGTGCAGGCGCTTGAGGGCTATTGCAAAAAGCCGATGAAAGCTGATGGCGGCACAGGCTTATACCTGTGCAGACGGGAAAAAGCTCTCGAACCCGAAAAGACCTTTGCCGAAAGCGAAGTCAGAAACGGAGACATCATACTGATTACGGAGAACTGA